CGCCTCTGCGGCGTCGATGCAACAGACCTACGACGACTGGAAAAAAACAACGACCGCCACGGATTAAACTCCGTCGCGGTAGTCATAAAAGCCGACGCCTGATTTGCGTCCGAGCTTACCTGCACGCACCATTTGTCGCAGCAATTGCGGCGGGCGGTACTTCGTGTCGCCCGTCTCCCGATGCAACGTGGACGCGGTTTCGAGCAACGTGTCCAATCCGACCATGTCCGCCAGCGCCAGCGGCCCAATTGGGTGGTTGGCGCCTAGTCGCATGCCGGTATCGATATCCTCGGCCGTTGCCAATCCCTCCTGCAGGACAAAGATGGCCTCGTTCAGCATCGGCACGAGAATGCGATTGACGACGAACAGCGGGGCCTCTTTCACTTCAATACACTGCTTGCCCATCCGCTCACAAACGGCTTTCGCTGCATCCAACGTCTCTTGGTTTGTCTCACTGCCGGGAATCAACTCGACAAGTTTCATCACGGGAACTGGATGGAAAAAATGCATACCGATAAATGATTCCGGTCTATCCGTGGCGCTTGCCAATTCCGTGATAGACAACCCTGACGTGTTGGTCGCAAATATTGTCCGCGGCGAGCAAATCTGGCTCAACTCGCGAAAAACCGCTTGTTTCGTCTCCATCTTCTCGGGCACTGCTTCAATAATGAGATGAACATCTCGAAGCATGTCCAAATCTGTACAAGCCCGGATGCGCCGAATTACGCGCTCGCTCTCATCTTGGGAAATTCTCGCTTTGCGCGCTTCCGACGCCAGACGCCGGCCGATTTGGAATAGCGCACCATCCACTGCATCCGCATCGATATCGTATAAAAACACATCATAGCCTTTCGTAGCAGCGGCCTGTGCGATTCCCCTCCCCGTCAGTCCGGCGCCCACGACTCCGATTGAAGTCACTTCCATGACACACCCCTCCGTAGGTCTATTATGTCATAAAGCAACCGCCGAATCGGAATTTTTTTAGATCTGCCAATTTATCATCGATGTTTATTTTTACTTTGAATATGTTAACATAAAACTAAACGATTTTGAGGAGTGGTGATTCAGTGTCAAAAGTTCCGTTGCGTTGCCCGGCATGTGACTCCGCAATGCAAGTGACCCAACTTCACTGTCCCGTGTGCGATACACAGGTGCAAGGGCACTTCACTGTCAGCCCAATTCTCCACTTGACCGCGCAGCAACTCCATTTTGTCGAGGTCTTCCTGAAGTGCCGCGGCAATATTCGCGAAGTCGAACGAGAACTGGGCATTTCCTATCCCACTGTTCGCGCGCGCCTCGACGAAGTGATTCAACATCTCGGCTACCATCCATCTAAGCCAGAAGAATCATCCACCGGACTCGACGCCATCGTACAGTTTGAACACGGCGAACTCAGTTTTGAGGAGACACTAGAGAAATTGCGAAAGGGCTGAATCGAATGATGCAAGAGAGACTAAAAATTCTCGAACTCGTGGCAGAGGGGAAACTCACGGTCGAGCAAGCGGATTTATTACTTGACGCACTGCAGGAAAAATCAAAGGACAAATCAGAAGGCAGAGCTTCCTGGGACAAGGCGACCAACGATTTGAAAAGCATCGGCTCACAACTGTCGAGTGTCATTGCGCAAAGTATGACCGAACTGCGCCGAGGGCTGGAGACGAATCTCGCCAATTTATCGTTTGGTGACCACATTGCTACCGCCGTTGAACGGGAATTCGCCACAGATATACAGGCACTGCGGGTAAACGCCAGCAATGGTCGCGTCCGCGTCGAGCGCTGGTCCGCACCACATATCCGCCTGTACGTTCAGGCAGATGTTCGAGCCGACGAACAGGACAAGGCCAAAGAGTTACTGGAACAAGCGATGGTCATCAGCGAAACCGAGCACCAGGTCGATTTGCGGTTTCTTCACCGCGTCGACGGGACGCGTGTCGGTGGCATCCGTATCGATGTCTACGTCCCCGAGACACTGGACAATATCACTGTGGAAACCCGCAACGGCGATATCTTTATCAACCGTGCGTGCGCTACGACAATCAACGTAGAATCCACCAATGGACAAATTCACGTCCACCACGGAGAGGCGGACATTTTGCGGACGACGACACAGAACGGATCGATTGTGCTACACGACTCGTTGTCTGCGCGCACAAAAGAAGTCTACGCCGAATCGCGCAATGGCTCTATCCAAGTACGGGGGATTCCTGTCGATACACCCGTGCGTGGGAAGGCGGTAACCGCCGCAGGTACGGTACAAATCAGCCACCCAGACCTGGACGTCAGTGACACTTCCGAACATCGCCGCAATTCGTCCAGTTTTCGCACGAAAGAAATGACAGACGATGTGACCACCTCAATATCCGTATATCTGGAGACAAAAAACGGAAAAATTAGCGTACAGTGATGAACCATCATGACCACTGTTCGTGAGGAGGTTCCTTGTGCGCCAGAGTGAACTCTATTTCGCGCTCGCCGTGCTGTTCGCGCTCTATCTGACGTGGCGCGTCACGAGCTCCGTCCGCAAGACGATGAAGAGCACGCCAGACGAAGAGCAGCAAGACACGGAGTAAAAAATTTGGGCGGGTCAGCAGAAATCACTTCTGCAAGCCCGCCCGATTTGTCGTCAGTGCGTCGCGCGCCAAAATTTCTCGGGCGCCGGTCACCTCGAGCACCGTGCCGTTCACCTCTTGGCTGTCTGGATGACAAAGCCAAGTCACTGCCCGAGCAATATCCTCGCCCACTGGCGGGCGTAGCCCTTCTTCTGTCAACTCTCCGGCGACGTCTTCAAACATTTTCATTTTGTCACCGCCGCGGATATCGCCAGGACAAACCATATTCGCCGTAATCCCGTACGCTCGTTCTTCTCTCGCAACCGATCTCGTGAGCGCCGCCAACCCGGCTTTTGCTGCCGCGTATGCGGCTCGAAAGCGCCAACCGCGCGCCTCCCCCGCGCCGTCGTAGCCGACGGTTATGAGGCGGCCAAAGCGGCGGCTTCGCATATCGTGGATGAGCTCTGTGTACAGCCAAAAGAAATTGGTGAGGTTTCCGTGCATCATCCGCTGCCACATATCCTCGTCATAATCCGCGAGCGGTTTCCGTTCGAACACAAACGGGCCAAAGTTGTGAATCAGTGCATCAATCGAGGCAAACTGCGCTTTTGCCGCCGTTATCGCCTGAAGAACGGAAGTTCTATCAAACAAGTCACAGTGGATGGCGAATGCGCTTCCCCCTTCGCCCTGCACCTGCTCGACCAGTTGCCTGGCTTCCTCTGCACTCTCGCCGTATGTAAACGAGACGTTCCAACCTGCTCTCGCCAAGGACAACACCATGGCGTGCCCGAGTCCCTTGCCAGCGGACGTCACAAACGCGGTTTTTGCGGACACGGCTTGTCCTCCTTTCTGCATCGAAGCGCCGCGACTGTGGGGGATACGCGGCAAAGCGAACCGCCTATCCCTCCAGCGCATGCGCCACGAATCTTTACCAGTACGGGCCCCAGCCCCAGCCCCACGCCCAAGGGCTCAACGCGAGCGCAGCGGCAAACGGAATGAAGAACAGTGGCCAAAAGACTTCTTCGGCGTCCACATTCTTCCCGCCAACCGAGTCGAGTGTCTTCACAGACAGTTTCTCGGAAGCGCTAACGGTCCGGCCGCCGCCTTGGTATAAGCGCAAGTACATTCCATTCTGGTCGACATGGTGTAAAACACCGCGGTGAACGCCATAAACCGAATGGACAACCACCGGTCGACCGATGTGTCTCATCGCCAAAGCACGAATGTTTGCCAACCTTACTTCCCCCCTCGCGCGTTTGCTTTACTCTATGGCGCGAGAGGGAAAACGAATGGACGGATGCCTGCCCACCTGAGAAACTAGGCAGTATACTCTACGATTTCGACCGATTGAATATGTACCGGATCGACAGGTTGACTCGGCTCTCCCATCGCGCCGCGCTGGACAGGCTGCGAGGCAATCGCCATCACCGTGTCCATCCCGGAGGTCACCCGACCAAACACAGTGTAGTTCGGCTGCTGATTCAAGTTGCGGCTCATCTCGCCAGTGCATACGAAAAATTGCGATCCGTTCGTGTTCGGCCCAGCATTCGCCATGGCGACCACACCTGGCTCATAGGGCAACGCCGGTGGCAATTCGTCCGCGAACCGGTACCCTGGGCCGCCGCGGCCAGTACCTGTCGGGTCCCCACCCTGAATCATAAATTCACGAATGACGCGGTGGAAAATCACGTCGTCATAGTAGCCGTCACGCGCGAGAAAGACGAAGTTGTTGACGGTTTTCGGCGCCTCGTTCGCCAACAGTTCAATCGTAAACTCGCCAAGTCCCGTATGGACAATCGCCTCGTATCGAGCGCCTTTGATCAACTGCATCTCTGGTTCGTGCTTATACTGCTTATTCGCTGCCATCTGGTCACCTCATCAAAAATACTGCCGCGCTTCAGTGCGTAGGCTCAGTGCCCATAGCTTACCACACGTGCGATAGTAACCAAAGTTCGTGGAGCTTGTTCGTTCACCCATCGCAAGAAGTGGCGCTATGGACATTGCATACACTTCCTTTCGTTCAGTAGAATACCCTTGGAGGTGTCGATTACATGGAGTATCGCAGACTTGGTAAGAGTGGTCTTAAAGTTTCGGAAATTGCACTCGGCAGCTGGCTTACATATGGGACGGTGACCGAGAAGGAACGGGCCATCGCGTGTGTCAAGCAGGCGTATGAGCTCGGTATCAACCACTTCGACTGCGCGAACGTGTACGGTGCACAACCGCACGCCGCTGAAGAAGTGATGCAAGAAGCACTGAAACCGTATGCGCGCGACAGCTACGTCATCACGACGAAAGCTTTCTGGCCCGTCGGCGACGGTCCCAACGACAGAGGCCTGAGCCGCAAGCATATCATGGCCCAGGTGGAAAAGAGCCTCAAGGCACTCGGCGTCGACTACATCGACATCTTCTACTTTCATCGCTTTGACCCGGACACAGACCTCGAAGAGAGCCTGCGCGCACTCGATGACCTCATCACGCAAGGGAAAGTGCTCTACGGGGGCCTCAGTGAATGGCCAGCCGATAAAATTGCGGCCGGCGTGTCGCTTCAAAAAGAACTTCAATTGCATAAATTCGCAGCCAGCCAGCCGATTTACAATATGTTCGAGCGATATATCGAGCAAGCGGTCATTCCCATCTGCGAGGACGCAGGCATCGGACAAGTCGTCTTCTCGCCGCTCGCACAGGGCGTGTTGACCGGAAAATACCGCAAAGGTGCACAAGCGCCGGAAGGTTCACGTGCTGCGACACCAGGTGTAAATCGCTTCCTGGAAGGCAGACTCACGGAAGACGTCCTCGACAAAGTCGAACAATTGTCCGCCATCGCCACGAAAGCGGAACTCAGCCTGCCGCAACTAGCGCTCGCATGGGTGCTCCGGCAGCCCAATGTGGCGAGTGCATTAATTGGCGCAAGCCGTCCTGAGCAGGTCGTCGAGAACGTGAAGGCTTCTGGCATCACGCTCAATGAAGACATCTTACATGACATTGAGGCCGTCCTCGCGTAATTTGCGACGAGTTTACACAGGCGCCGGCGAGTCGGCGCCTGTTCTATTTTCTACTTCTACAGATACATTGGGGGCAATTTGGGTGAGATCAATTTGTACATACGACGAAGCACTGGACATCGCCATCCATCTCGCCGCACCCCGCCGCATCATCGAGCGGAATGTGTGGACGAAGGCACCTAGCACGGCGACGCTCGCCGACGATGTTCGCGCGGCGATTGACCTACCTCCGTTCGCACGCGCGATGATGGACGGCTTTGCCGTACACCGCTCTGACATTGCGGGCACGCAACCGTTACAGGTGGTTGCCGATATCCATGCGGGCGAACAGCCTAAGACGCCAGTCTCCCCTGGCACAGCCGTGCAGATTCGCACTGGCGCACCGGTTCCGGAAAATACCGCCGCCGTCGTCCGCAAAGAATGGACAGAATGGATTGATGCCCATACTATCCGGCTCCTACGGCCTATCTCTGCTGGCGAATCGATTCAACCCCGCGGCCAGGACACAGCTCAAGGTGCGGTGCTTTTATCGCGGGGAGCGCAAATCGACGGCCAGACGATAGCCGTACTACGCGCAGCCGGCGTCACCAGTATCCCAATCTACGCGCCTGTGCGCGTCGGGATTGTCAGCACTGGCAGCGAACTCGTCACAGACCCGACGAAGCCACTCTGTGCAGCACAGGTGTATGCGGCCAGTGACGCATTTTTGCAATCCACACTTGAGGCACTGGGCGCACAGGTGGTCGATATCTCGTACGTCGATGACCATCCCGAACGCATTGAGCAAAGAGCGGCCCGGTTCATAGCAGATGGCGTCGACTACGTCCTGCTCACTGGAGGTGCCTCCGTCGGCGACACTGACTATGCCACAAGTGTCATCCGCAGATTGTGCGGCACTGAGCAGTTGCCCATCGAACGCGTGTGGATGCGACCCGGATCACCATTCCTGGCAGGAAGAGCGGGACGGACTACAGTGTTCGGCTTATCCGGCAACCCTGCCGCCTGCTTTGTTCAGTTTCACGTCCTCGTCCTCCCAGCCATCCGTCGTTCACTAGGTATAGATGCGGCGATGTTCGCGCAGGAGGCGGTGCTGACGCAATCCATTCGCCTGAAACCCATCAAACACGTCCGCTTTTATCGCGCGACGGCCGGCGTCGACGGCGTTCAAGTACGCGTAGAACCTCAAGTGGGTCAATCGTCCGGCCTGGTGACAGGGCTCGCCTGTGTCAACGCCATCATTCGACTCGATGAGCAAGTATACGAAGCAGGTGACATCGTGCCCATTCAGTTGACACGTACGACGACCGGGCGACTGTTCTAAGCGTGCTTCGCCTTGCGCGCACGCTCGTACACGCCCCAACGATACTGAATGCGTTTGTAAGGAGCGAGATTTTTTTGGTTGCGTGCGAACAGCGCATGACTGGGCGCCGTATTTTGCTCAAGCAACCAGATGCGACCAGACGAGCTAATCGCCACATCAAAACCTAGTTCGCGATAGCGTTGATAGGTGTCAAAGTGCCGTGCAAAAAGATAGCCTAATCGCTCGAGTTCTTTGACGGTTCGCTTGACTTTCGCGGGTGTCCAGCCTAGCGCCGTTTGCAGTGCACTATCCACGTCCATCACCCGGCCGCGGCTGAGCGCCGTGTTCGTCACCACGCTATTCCCTCCAGCAATCTTGGCAATCATTCCAGAATAACGCCACCGCCCGCCTGGTTTTTCGCGTTGCATCATCACGCGAATGTCCATCGGACGCCCACCTACCTTGGCAAGCTTGATACCCTGCTGCACGATATACATTTTGCCGTCACGCAAATTATCGATATAGTTCGCAGCAGATTTCACATCTGGAAACTTCCGTTGTTTCCGAACAGTGTGCTGTACCACAATCGATTTCCCGTCATACCACGCCTTCATAATTCCCTTCCCCTGACTTCCAGCGACCGGTTTGACGTAAACCGTTTTGTATTTGCCAATGAGCGTCCCGAAGTTCTCTACCGTATATTTTTTCGTCTCTGGCAGAAACTTTGCTATCTGTTCATTTCTCCGAAAGAATTGATACAACAACCATTTGCCCATTTCAGGCTTGCGCTCGGGCATCCCAGTCATCGACTCCTGCCCAAAGGTTCTGATGTCATACTGTATGTTTGAACCGGTGACAGAGAAGGTGATAAATGTTCCGAATCGACACGTCACCACCCGTTTCATGCAGAAAGTTGTGGGAGCGTGTATAATCTTTTGTGATACGATACAATGAGGTCTCGATTGATACGTGCCAGGGGTGAATCATATGAAGGTACGCAAGGCGGTCATCCCGGCTGCCGGGTTTGGCACTCGCATGTTGCCAGCTACAAAAGCTGTGCCAAAAGAAATGCTCCCGATTTTAAATAAACCGTGTATCCAGTACATCGTCGAGGAAGCGGTTTATGCGGGAATTGAAGAAATTCTAATTATTACAGGCCGCGCCAAAAAGGCGATTGAAGACCATTTCGACAGATCACCGGAATTGGAACTTCACTTAGAGCAAAGTCGTAAAGCAAATATGTTGACGGAAGTGAAGGCGATTTCTGATCTGGTGGACATCCACTACACTCGCCAGAAAACGCCGCTAGGCCTTGGGCATGCCATTCTCTGCGCAAAGTCTTTTGTGGGACAAGAACCGTTTGCAGTGCTGCTCGGCGACGATATCATCCAGTCCAGTTCGCCGGTCACTCGGCAACTGATGCAACACTATGAGGATGCAGAACGAGCGTTACTAGGCATCCAGCCCGTTCCACAAAAAGACGTGTCCAAGTACGGCATCGTCGAATCTGGCCCTGCCTCGGCGAAACCAGGCGTGGTGCCAGTGCAGCGCGTGATCGAAAAACCGAGCGCCGATGAGGCCCCATCCAACTTGGCGGTGCTTGGTCGCTACATCTTGCCTGCCTCAATTTTTGACGCACTCGAAGAGACTCCGCTCGGACATGGAGGAGAACTCCAACTCACCGACGCCATTCAACAATTGGCGGCAAAAGGACTCGTCGACGGCTTTCAATTTGAGGGTGTACGCCACGATATTGGCAATCTGGAAGGCTGGTTGCGCGCAAACTTGTCATTTGGTCTGTCGGAACCAAAGCTGGCCGACGCCATTCGCGGTTGGCTGACAGACGACCACCTGAAAAACCAACTGGCTGCACTGTAACTGAGTTCCGCATTTCATCAAAACGGCCCCGTTCACCAGAAAGAACAGGTGAACGGGGCCGTTTTGTCGTCTATTCGCCTTGCTGGCGATGGCGACGAAGCAACTCGACAAAGATGTCCGGAAGCGACAGAGACTCCACTTCGAGCGCGGTATTAGGCCGTACGAAGTAAAGGAACGCCTGAACGGGCTTCGTCTTTGTCAGCGGTCGGAGGGCCTCCAGGTAGGTGGCCACCTGCGCCTCGTACTCGCGCTTGGCGGAGGTCACATTCGCGGCGTCCACGTGATCGGTTTTGTAGTCAATCACCAACCACCCATCCGCCTCCTCGACCAAGCAGTCAATGACGCCTTGTGCCACGATGGGGACCGTTCGCCGTCCGTTGTCGACAGGCACGTCGATCCGGTGGAAAAAGGGCTGTTCCCGAAACACCCGAAGGCCTTTTTGCATGCGCCGTCCCAGCGGCGACTGGAGGAACCTTGCCACCTGTGGGATGTTGACAGCCGCAGCAATCTTGGCATCGATTTGCTTCTCCTCAATCAAACGCTCGATTTCCTGCGCAATCGACGCTTCGTCCCCGTCAATCGACATGCGAAACCGCTGCATAAACGCGTGGAACGCAATCCCTTCTTCTCGAGGTGTGACGGCGTTCGGGCGCACAAACGCCGGATCTTCGAGCAAAGAGGCAGCCGCCTGCCGTCTCCGAACCGGCGCATCCCCCATCAGCGCGACGTGAAGACGGCGCATATCCGTCGCAGATACTTTGCCGAATAACACATCGAGCGCGTGATCCGGCCGATCGACAATGCGAATCGTCGCACGCTCGCGCGGCTGCTGTGCGATGCGCTCCACAATGGCGTCCCACGCCCACTCAGAACTCTTGTCTACGTTCTGACGCTTTGTTTCACTCGCAGCCACCTGATTCATGTCGTAGACGTAGAGTGCGAGATGATCACCCTCCGTCGCAAAGACGTGGCCATCCCAACTATCCGATTGCACCAATTGCTGCAGCGCAGTGGCCCGAGGATGGCGCAGCATTATCGGCAAAAGCCAATCCATGAACGACTTGGCCCCGGTAAAGGCGCCGGCGAGCAGTTGCTGGCGTTGTCCGCCATGCGCGTACACAGCCTTATTCACCTGACGCGCGAGATTTTGTGTAGAGCCGACGACAATCAACCGCTCACGTGCGCGTGTAAACGCGACGTAGAGCACACGTGCTTCCTCGGCGAGCGTGCTGCGGCGTTCCGCGTGTGTCGCAGCGATCGACGAAACCGTTCGCCAGCGCTGATGGGTGTGCGGGTCATACGCCACGGCGCCAATGCCCACATCACGATTGACGTACAAAATATCCTGCGTCAGGCGAAACTGCTTGCCTAAGTCAATGACGAACACCACCGGGTACTCAAGACCCTTACTGCGGTGAATCGTCATCACCTGAACCGCATCCGGCTCCGTGACGTTGGCAGCGCCCAAATCTAAATCGGCTTCATCTTCTCGCTGCCACTGTTGCAGAAAACCGTAAAGCCCCGCGAAATTCGTGCGCTCGTCATAGGCGCGGGCCAAGTCGAGCAATTTTTGCACGTTCGCCTTGCGAATCTTGCCGCGCGACATGCCGCGAACATAACGCATGTAATCCACATCTTCCATCACGCGGTACAGCGTGTCGACGACGCTCGACTGCCGCGCAAATGTTCGCCAGGTCTCCAGTTGCTGCAAAAACGCCCGCGCTCGAGAGACGGAGTCTTCATCTCGAATCCGTTTTTGTGATTCATCAAGTGAAGCCTCATCATCATGCCGTGCGATTCTACGCACGCCGTCCCAAAGCGTTCGTCGCGAACTGAGTCGCACGCGAGCCAGCATGTTTTCATCCCAACCGACAAACGGTGACCTCAATAGCGTCACCAATGGCAAGTCGTCTCGCGGATTGTCGATAACGCTCAAGCACGCCATGAGCCACTGCACTTCTAACGCCTCAAAAAATCCAGTCGAGGTCGTCGCCGACACGGGAATGCCAGATGCTTGCAACACGTCGACGACCGTATTCAACGCGCCGCGTCCAGACCTCAAAAGCACGGCGATGTCGCCAAACGCGAGTTTGCGGTTGGCGCCCGCTTTGTTATCCCAGACCTGGACGTTCTCCGCCTCCATCATTTCCCGAATCCGCTTGGCAACCACGCGCGCCTCCCGCTCCAGCGCCGACACGTCGACGTCTTCAAACGGCTTCGCACTTTCTTGCCTTGCCACTTCCGTGCTATCCGCTTGCACGTTCTCTGAAAGCGCCGAGGAGCGGTCCAAGAAATGCACTTCAACCAATGGACTGGACGGCTCCGCCGGCGGGTAAGATGCCCCGACGACCATACGAGCCCGCTTGTCGTACGCAAACCCCGTCAATTCCGGACTGAACAATTGTCCAAAGACGAAATTGACGAAATGTACAACACCGTCACGGCTTCGATAGTTTTCGGTCAAGTCAATCGCCAAGCCGCCATCCTCCGCCTGGTAGCGCCCATAGCGATTGAGAAATAGGCCCGGCTCCGCCATTCGGAAGCGATAGATGCTCTGCTTGACGTCGCCCACGGCAAACAGGTTGTCCTGGTCGAGCGTGGCGAGATCGACAATCGCATCCTGAATCGGACTGGTATCCTGGTATTCGTCGACGAACACGTGACGATAATTCTCCTGCAACCGATACAGCGCGCCGGATTGTTCGTCCGCCAGCGCAGTGAAGGCCAGATGCTCCAGGTCCTGAAAGTCGATCACGCCCTCCGCCTGCTTCCGCCGCCTCATTTCCTCTATGACAGCTTCTACGAGTTGGCATAGCGTCTTAATATGTGGCGACAACAGGACGAGATCTTGAGATAGGCCTTCGACGCCCCGCGCAAGGACGGGAACAATGGCTTTCATACTCTCCATTCCCTCGTCGCGCAAGACTTTGATTTGCTGTAACTCCGGCCCTTTATAAGAACTGCGCGGGGATTTCAACGCCGTAAACCGCGAGATGGACGCCGCGAGTTCGTCAAAGTCGATTGTCCCCGTCGCGGATTCGAACGCATGGCGCGCCTGCGCAACGATATCTTTCGCGTCCTGTAACCACGCCGCGTACTTGTCCACCTCGGGAATGGTCTCGGCTAACGTGTGAGCCAATGCAAAATCGTTGTGCGCCATTTCCAGGTGTTCAAGAACCCAAGCTGAAAAGGCGTTGGCAAACGGCGTTTCACTCCACAGCCGATATGTGGAGGGATACGCTTGCGCGATTTCCTGTAACCAGGTTTCCGGATGCACTTGGCTGTTGGCGGCGTCATAGAGCCGCAGCAAAACTTTCGCCAGATTTTTGTCATCGGCCAGCCGAAGCCCAATCATCATCTGTCGAATCGCCTGCGCGTCGCCAGAGTCGTCGGCCAACGCACGCTCAATCACATGATTTGCGACGTCTATCGAAAGCAGCGCCTGCTCGTTCGCGTCGAGCAAGCGGAAATCTGGTGCCAAATCGAGATACAAAAGATTTTGGCGCACAACCTCGAGACAAAAGCTGTGAATGGTCGAGATCTGCGCTTGCCACAGCGACGACGACTGCCGACGCAACCGCTGTGCCGCAGCGGAATTGCCCATCTGACGATATTCCTGAATGCGCTCCTGGATTCGCACCGCAATACGCTGACGCATCTCTCCGGCGGCCGCTTCCGTAAACGTCATCACCAAGATATTCTCCATGTTCAGGGCGGGGTCGGTTTCAAGCAGATGAAGCACCCGCTCAACGAGGACGGCCGTCTTTCCTGACCCTGCGCCCGCCGAAACGATCAGGTTCCTCTTGGTCGTCGTAATGGCGCTCGACTGCGCTTGTGACCACTTCATTGGTCTTCACCTTCCTCGGCGGATGAACTGACGATATCGTCGAACCGCTTGGCCAATAGCACGTGATACGACGCGCCGTGATCTAACGGTTCAAAGTGACAAACCTTGCGGAAGGAACACCGGGTGCACGCGCTGTCGTTGTGCGCCTGCAGATACGGTCGTACAGGCACCTTGCCCAAACTTAGGTCCGTCGCAATTTGTTCGATGCGCTCGCGCACAAACGCCACGGCATTCGCCCACTCATCATCCGTCCAGACCTTCGCATGCTGGCGAAACGTACCGTCTTTCTTGAACAAGTCACCAAAGAGTTCGGACTTGCCATCAGGGAAATTCCTATCCATCGCAGAAATCGCCGTGCCGTTTGCGTTGAAGTATCCTTCAGGCACATACGCCTTGCGCAAAGCGGACAGCGCAGCCGCATCTGGCTCTGGAACTTCCGAGATGGCTGGCAGATTCAATAACGGCAAATAAAATGCACCCG
Above is a genomic segment from Alicyclobacillus acidoterrestris containing:
- a CDS encoding 3-hydroxyacyl-CoA dehydrogenase family protein: MEVTSIGVVGAGLTGRGIAQAAATKGYDVFLYDIDADAVDGALFQIGRRLASEARKARISQDESERVIRRIRACTDLDMLRDVHLIIEAVPEKMETKQAVFRELSQICSPRTIFATNTSGLSITELASATDRPESFIGMHFFHPVPVMKLVELIPGSETNQETLDAAKAVCERMGKQCIEVKEAPLFVVNRILVPMLNEAIFVLQEGLATAEDIDTGMRLGANHPIGPLALADMVGLDTLLETASTLHRETGDTKYRPPQLLRQMVRAGKLGRKSGVGFYDYRDGV
- a CDS encoding DUF2089 domain-containing protein; its protein translation is MSKVPLRCPACDSAMQVTQLHCPVCDTQVQGHFTVSPILHLTAQQLHFVEVFLKCRGNIREVERELGISYPTVRARLDEVIQHLGYHPSKPEESSTGLDAIVQFEHGELSFEETLEKLRKG
- a CDS encoding DUF4097 family beta strand repeat-containing protein, with the protein product MMQERLKILELVAEGKLTVEQADLLLDALQEKSKDKSEGRASWDKATNDLKSIGSQLSSVIAQSMTELRRGLETNLANLSFGDHIATAVEREFATDIQALRVNASNGRVRVERWSAPHIRLYVQADVRADEQDKAKELLEQAMVISETEHQVDLRFLHRVDGTRVGGIRIDVYVPETLDNITVETRNGDIFINRACATTINVESTNGQIHVHHGEADILRTTTQNGSIVLHDSLSARTKEVYAESRNGSIQVRGIPVDTPVRGKAVTAAGTVQISHPDLDVSDTSEHRRNSSSFRTKEMTDDVTTSISVYLETKNGKISVQ
- a CDS encoding SDR family NAD(P)-dependent oxidoreductase, with the protein product MSAKTAFVTSAGKGLGHAMVLSLARAGWNVSFTYGESAEEARQLVEQVQGEGGSAFAIHCDLFDRTSVLQAITAAKAQFASIDALIHNFGPFVFERKPLADYDEDMWQRMMHGNLTNFFWLYTELIHDMRSRRFGRLITVGYDGAGEARGWRFRAAYAAAKAGLAALTRSVAREERAYGITANMVCPGDIRGGDKMKMFEDVAGELTEEGLRPPVGEDIARAVTWLCHPDSQEVNGTVLEVTGAREILARDALTTNRAGLQK
- a CDS encoding peptidylprolyl isomerase, with the translated sequence MAANKQYKHEPEMQLIKGARYEAIVHTGLGEFTIELLANEAPKTVNNFVFLARDGYYDDVIFHRVIREFMIQGGDPTGTGRGGPGYRFADELPPALPYEPGVVAMANAGPNTNGSQFFVCTGEMSRNLNQQPNYTVFGRVTSGMDTVMAIASQPVQRGAMGEPSQPVDPVHIQSVEIVEYTA
- a CDS encoding aldo/keto reductase family protein, whose translation is MEYRRLGKSGLKVSEIALGSWLTYGTVTEKERAIACVKQAYELGINHFDCANVYGAQPHAAEEVMQEALKPYARDSYVITTKAFWPVGDGPNDRGLSRKHIMAQVEKSLKALGVDYIDIFYFHRFDPDTDLEESLRALDDLITQGKVLYGGLSEWPADKIAAGVSLQKELQLHKFAASQPIYNMFERYIEQAVIPICEDAGIGQVVFSPLAQGVLTGKYRKGAQAPEGSRAATPGVNRFLEGRLTEDVLDKVEQLSAIATKAELSLPQLALAWVLRQPNVASALIGASRPEQVVENVKASGITLNEDILHDIEAVLA
- a CDS encoding molybdopterin molybdotransferase MoeA is translated as MRSICTYDEALDIAIHLAAPRRIIERNVWTKAPSTATLADDVRAAIDLPPFARAMMDGFAVHRSDIAGTQPLQVVADIHAGEQPKTPVSPGTAVQIRTGAPVPENTAAVVRKEWTEWIDAHTIRLLRPISAGESIQPRGQDTAQGAVLLSRGAQIDGQTIAVLRAAGVTSIPIYAPVRVGIVSTGSELVTDPTKPLCAAQVYAASDAFLQSTLEALGAQVVDISYVDDHPERIEQRAARFIADGVDYVLLTGGASVGDTDYATSVIRRLCGTEQLPIERVWMRPGSPFLAGRAGRTTVFGLSGNPAACFVQFHVLVLPAIRRSLGIDAAMFAQEAVLTQSIRLKPIKHVRFYRATAGVDGVQVRVEPQVGQSSGLVTGLACVNAIIRLDEQVYEAGDIVPIQLTRTTTGRLF
- a CDS encoding YheC/YheD family protein, with protein sequence MPERKPEMGKWLLYQFFRRNEQIAKFLPETKKYTVENFGTLIGKYKTVYVKPVAGSQGKGIMKAWYDGKSIVVQHTVRKQRKFPDVKSAANYIDNLRDGKMYIVQQGIKLAKVGGRPMDIRVMMQREKPGGRWRYSGMIAKIAGGNSVVTNTALSRGRVMDVDSALQTALGWTPAKVKRTVKELERLGYLFARHFDTYQRYRELGFDVAISSSGRIWLLEQNTAPSHALFARNQKNLAPYKRIQYRWGVYERARKAKHA